Proteins from one Ficedula albicollis isolate OC2 chromosome 3, FicAlb1.5, whole genome shotgun sequence genomic window:
- the LAMP5 gene encoding lysosome-associated membrane glycoprotein 5 has product MAGGLLPGLLFVLHAAARLAAEQEVENLSGLSPNPEKDIFVVRENRTTCLMAEFAAKFIVPYDVWASNYVDLITEQADIPLSRGAEMKGKCGTNESELELSWLDQAYTLKLSFLKEGHNTSRGPEASWRLSRIQFTYDSSERTYFKDAVSPGKYTASSHRLSALVTPAGRSYECQAQQTISLVSTDHQKSVQLLLSEVRLQPFDIPADFVFSEEHKCPVDQREQLEETLPLILGLILGLVIVVTLGIYHIHHKLTASQVQIPRDRSQYKHMG; this is encoded by the exons ATGGCCGGGGGGCTTCTCCCGGGGCTGCTTTTCGTCTTGC ACGCCGCGGCTCGGCTGGCCGCCGAGCAAGAAGTTGAAAACCTCTCCGGGCTCTCCCCTAACCCCGAGAAGGACATCTTCGTGGTTCGGGAAAACCGGACGACGTGTCTCATGGCCGAATTCGCCGCCAAGTTCATCGTCCCCTACGACGTGTGGGCCAGCAATTATGTGGAT CTGATCACGGAGCAAGCCGATATCCCGCTGTCGCGGGGCGCCGAGATGAAGGGCAAGTGCGGCACGAACGAGTCGGAgctggagctctcctggctggaCCAAGCGTACACCCTCAAACTCTCCTTCCTGAAG GAGGGGCACAACACGTCCCGGGGGCCGGAGGCGTCCTGGAGGCTCAGCCGGATCCAGTTCACCTACGACAGCTCCGAGCGCACCTATTTCAAGGATGCCGTCAGCC CCGGGAAGTACACGGCCAGCTCGCACCGCCTCTCGGCCCTGGTGACCCCCGCCGGGCGCTCCTACGAGTGCCAGGCGCAGCAGACCATCTCCCTCGTCTCCACCGACCACCAGAAatctgtgcagctcctgctgtccgAGGTGCGGCTCCAGCCCTTCGACATCCCGGCGGATTTTGTCTTCAGTGAAG AACACAAGTGCCCGGTGGaccagagggagcagctggaagaaaCCCTGCCCCTGATcctggggctgatcctggggCTGGTTATCGTGGTCACGCTCGGCATTTACCACATCCACCACAAGCTGACGGCCAGCCAGGTGCAGATCCCTCGGGACAGATCTCAGTACAAACACATGGGAtag